In one window of Ptiloglossa arizonensis isolate GNS036 chromosome 5, iyPtiAriz1_principal, whole genome shotgun sequence DNA:
- the LOC143147186 gene encoding uncharacterized protein LOC143147186: MEMDSSKKRDSVEMIRECLRELTYLERKEHRTKVLNKNRIALGNIVSDSSFTTEFVIKKAKELTKKALSIEKYKQLQNALIQSEENVNSFLKVNNILFALVRDFSSNDPALQLAAISCCCNIALGNAKACTSLSKSIAPYLITELNSLNYPLLEVCVWTVGNLVAGSTKAFEIFHAQDCLKYIISLMQNCDNTIFPSMTYTAVHYVHVGFKQIPENEIINLVKIATQRNLSFEDPYFVWLLALLSSQVACNIYLHNVVPSIVDYLYENTINGITAITVITACIRILANTICETSGDLAKLFLQNPKHSQLDLEILLNKLLSCQYIHIRKETLWLIGNLYNHNCSNVKQCILNTIPHLSSLKQAILSTTQQTMLINADLID; this comes from the exons ATGGAAATGGACAGTTCAAAAAAGAGAGACTCCGTGGAAATGATAAGGGAGTGCTTAAGAGAACTAACTTATCTGGAAAGAAAGGAGCATCGTACGAAAGTGTTAAATAAAAATCGCATAGCTTTGGGTAATATAGTGTCGGATTCATCATTCACGACAGAATTTGTTATTAAAAAAGCGAAAGAGCTTACAAAGAAGGCATTATCAATTGAGAAATATAAACAGTTACAAAATGCTCTTATACAG AGTGAGGAAAAtgtaaattcttttttaaaagtAAACAATATATTATTTGCTTTGGTACGTGATTTTTCTAGTAACGATCCAGCTTTGCAATTGGCTGCTATCAGTTGCTGTTGCAACATAGCACTGGGGAATGCTAAGGCATGTACTTCATTAAGCAAAAGCATCGCACCATATCTTATTACAGAATTAAACAGCTTAAATTATCCTTTATTG GAAGTCTGTGTTTGGACAGTGGGAAATTTAGTTGCTGGAAGCACCAAagcttttgaaatttttcatgcACAAGATTGTTTGAAGTACATTATATCTTTGATGCAAAATTGTGATAATACTATTTTCCCTTCAATGACATATACAGCTGTGCATTATGTGCACGTTGGTTTTAAACAAATTCC ggaGAATGAAATAATTAACCTTGTTAAAATTGCCACACAAAGAAATCTTTCTTTCGAAGATCCATACTTTGTTTGGTTGCTAGCTTTATTATCTTCACAAGTAGCCtgtaacatttatttacataatGTGGTACCTTCAATAGTGGATTATCTATATGAAAATACTATAAATGGCATTACTGCTATAACAGTG atcACAGCATGTATAAGAATATTAGCTAATACTATTTGTGAAACATCTGGTGATTTGGCAAAATTGTTTTTGCAAAACCCAAAGCATTCACAATTGGATTtagaaatattgttaaataaattactttcatgtcaatatatacatattagaaAAGAGACTTTGTGGTTAATAG GCAACCTTTACAATCACAATTGTTCCAATGTTAAACAATGTATTCTAAACACTATACCACATTTATCATCTCTGAAGCAGGCAATTTTATCTACAACACAGCAAACTATGTTGATAAATGCAGATTTAATCGACTGA
- the LOC143147189 gene encoding uncharacterized protein LOC143147189 isoform X2, with translation MCSCGWILFLIVAISSTSVQQPIFFKNTFKGLHGVTPRTNLFDNGEITAVYYHDQTIAVVDVSANNELQNCNLIEVYEHDEANEVLRNLSSTTIPKMVSFKEITKLMQQCELLDKIQCGTLTTSMSSGILSRGTRVMGSSLSLLSGILPGTKWCGTGDIAENYHDLGQEAEIDRCCRSHDLCPVKIRAQKTRYNLTNYSLYTKSHCFCDEALYNCLKAARHPTANIMGHIYFNLVKVPCIEDVARNERTSIGLERQFIPVKMNY, from the exons ATGTGTTCCTGTGGCTGGATATTATTTCTGATCGTGGCGATAAGCTCCACCAGTGTGCAACAGCCAATCTTCTTCAAGAACACATTTAAGGGGTTGCATGGCGTCACCCCGAGGACCAATTTGTTCGACAATGGTGAGATAACAGCGGTCTACTATCACGATCAGACGATAGCGGTGGTTGATGTCAGTGCCAACAATGAACTGCAGAATTGCAACCTGATTGAAGTATA CGAGCACGACGAGGCCAATGAGGTTTTAAGAAACTTGTCGTCGACGACAATTCCGAAAATGGTGTCTTTCAAAGAGATAACGAAACTCATGCAGCAGTGCGAGTTGCTGGATAAAATACAATGCGGTACTCTGACGACCTCAATGTCGTCGGGTATTTTGAGTAGGGGTACCCGGGTAATGGGTAGCTCCTTGTCTCTTCTATCAGGCATTCTGCCAG GAACAAAGTGGTGCGGTACAGGTGATATTGCCGAGAACTATCATGATTTAGGTCAAGAAGCTGAAATTGATAG atGTTGTCGTAGTCATGACCTCTGTCCTGTTAAAATTCGTGCACAAAAAACACGATACAATCTCACCAACTACTCCTTATATACTAA GTCACACTGCTTCTGTGATGAAGCGTTGTATAACTGTTTAAAAGCTGCCAGACATCCAACAGCAAATATCATGGGtcatatatatttcaatttagTTAAAGTACCCTGCATAGAAGATGTAGCGAGGAACGAACGCACTTCCATAGGGCTAGAACGACAATTTATTCCTGTTAAAATGAATtactaa
- the LOC143147189 gene encoding uncharacterized protein LOC143147189 isoform X1 translates to MGRKQSVLYFCSTAQEINMCSCGWILFLIVAISSTSVQQPIFFKNTFKGLHGVTPRTNLFDNGEITAVYYHDQTIAVVDVSANNELQNCNLIEVYEHDEANEVLRNLSSTTIPKMVSFKEITKLMQQCELLDKIQCGTLTTSMSSGILSRGTRVMGSSLSLLSGILPGTKWCGTGDIAENYHDLGQEAEIDRCCRSHDLCPVKIRAQKTRYNLTNYSLYTKSHCFCDEALYNCLKAARHPTANIMGHIYFNLVKVPCIEDVARNERTSIGLERQFIPVKMNY, encoded by the exons ATGGGGCGCAAACAGAGTGTCCTTTATTTCTGTAGCACCGCTCAAGAGATCAACATGTGTTCCTGTGGCTGGATATTATTTCTGATCGTGGCGATAAGCTCCACCAGTGTGCAACAGCCAATCTTCTTCAAGAACACATTTAAGGGGTTGCATGGCGTCACCCCGAGGACCAATTTGTTCGACAATGGTGAGATAACAGCGGTCTACTATCACGATCAGACGATAGCGGTGGTTGATGTCAGTGCCAACAATGAACTGCAGAATTGCAACCTGATTGAAGTATA CGAGCACGACGAGGCCAATGAGGTTTTAAGAAACTTGTCGTCGACGACAATTCCGAAAATGGTGTCTTTCAAAGAGATAACGAAACTCATGCAGCAGTGCGAGTTGCTGGATAAAATACAATGCGGTACTCTGACGACCTCAATGTCGTCGGGTATTTTGAGTAGGGGTACCCGGGTAATGGGTAGCTCCTTGTCTCTTCTATCAGGCATTCTGCCAG GAACAAAGTGGTGCGGTACAGGTGATATTGCCGAGAACTATCATGATTTAGGTCAAGAAGCTGAAATTGATAG atGTTGTCGTAGTCATGACCTCTGTCCTGTTAAAATTCGTGCACAAAAAACACGATACAATCTCACCAACTACTCCTTATATACTAA GTCACACTGCTTCTGTGATGAAGCGTTGTATAACTGTTTAAAAGCTGCCAGACATCCAACAGCAAATATCATGGGtcatatatatttcaatttagTTAAAGTACCCTGCATAGAAGATGTAGCGAGGAACGAACGCACTTCCATAGGGCTAGAACGACAATTTATTCCTGTTAAAATGAATtactaa